A genome region from Deltaproteobacteria bacterium includes the following:
- a CDS encoding branched-chain amino acid ABC transporter permease produces the protein MILQFVITGLTVGSIYSLVALGFCVVHNATGIVNFAQTSFIMLGGMMMITFLNWMHVPLAAAFLLSVLAVTVVGGLLERMAVRPARSKEPIVLIFITIGAAILMEGASMMVWGKRHMTFPSFSGDNPIHLWGATIMPQTLWIVGITVVTFAVLQMFFKYSILGKAVRAVCANRKAAALAGINVNRMIMLAFGMSGALGATAGIIITPITATSYDFGLIVGLKGFSAAILGGYGNFLGAIVGGLMLGVLESLGAGFVSSAYKDAIAFVVLLLVLFVRPRGLLGGVEAERV, from the coding sequence ATGATTCTCCAGTTCGTCATAACCGGCCTTACCGTTGGCAGCATTTATTCGTTGGTGGCGCTCGGATTCTGCGTGGTGCACAACGCTACGGGAATCGTCAACTTTGCCCAGACGTCGTTCATCATGCTGGGCGGGATGATGATGATCACCTTTCTGAACTGGATGCACGTTCCTCTGGCGGCGGCTTTTCTCCTCTCCGTTCTCGCGGTGACAGTCGTGGGCGGACTCCTCGAGCGCATGGCCGTCAGACCCGCCCGTTCGAAAGAACCCATTGTGTTGATTTTTATCACCATCGGGGCCGCTATTCTGATGGAAGGCGCGAGCATGATGGTGTGGGGAAAGCGACACATGACGTTTCCCTCCTTTTCAGGAGACAATCCCATACATCTTTGGGGGGCCACAATTATGCCTCAAACCTTGTGGATCGTCGGCATTACCGTGGTCACATTCGCTGTGCTGCAGATGTTTTTCAAATACAGTATCCTGGGTAAGGCCGTGCGTGCGGTGTGCGCCAACCGGAAGGCGGCCGCCCTGGCCGGGATCAATGTCAACCGGATGATCATGCTCGCTTTTGGGATGAGTGGGGCGCTGGGGGCCACGGCAGGGATCATTATTACTCCGATCACCGCCACCTCCTACGATTTCGGTCTGATTGTCGGACTGAAGGGGTTTTCCGCGGCCATCCTTGGAGGGTATGGGAATTTCCTGGGAGCCATTGTGGGGGGCCTGATGTTGGGTGTGCTGGAATCGCTGGGAGCGGGATTCGTGTCTTCCGCTTACAAGGACGCCATTGCTTTTGTCGTGCTGTTGCTGGTGCTGTTTGTCAGACCCAGGGGCCTGTTGGGCGGCGTCGAAGCGGAGCGGGTTTAG